In Oryza sativa Japonica Group chromosome 11, ASM3414082v1, the following are encoded in one genomic region:
- the LOC4349662 gene encoding protein DETOXIFICATION 21, translating into MEKPGDDEKLTVPLLEPKPATYKHQEDDDAEEDEVGSVRRRVVEENKKLWVVAGPSICARFSSFGVTVISQAFIGHIGATELAAYALVSTVLMRFSNGILLGMASALETLCGQSYGAKQYHMLGIYLQRSWLVLFCCAVILLPVYIFTTPLLIALGQDPEISAVAGTISLWYIPVMFSYIWAFTLQMYLQAQSKNMIVTYLAFLNLGIHLFLSWLLTVKFQLGLAGVMGSMVISFWIPVFGQLAFVFFGGCPLTWTGFSSSAFTDLGAIMKLSLSSGVMLCLELWYNTILVLLTGYMKNAEVALDALSICLNINGWEMMISIGFLSAIGVRVANELGAGSARRAKFAIFNVVTTSFLIGFVLFVLFLFFRGSLAYIFTESKAVADEVADLAPLLAFSILLNSVQPVLSGVAIGSGWQSVVAYVNVTSYYFIGIPLGAILGYVLGFQAKGIWIGMLLGTLVQTLVLLFITLRTDWKKQVEITRERLNRWYMDENGRSQNSIGNA; encoded by the exons ATGGAGAAGCCGGGTGATGATGAGAAGCTGACGGTTCCTCTGTTGGAGCCTAAGCCGGCTACCTACAAGCATCAGGAAGATGATGATGCAGAGGAGGATGAGGTTGGATCGGTGAGGCGGCGAGTGGTGGAGGAGAACAAGAAGCTGTGGGTGGTGGCGGGTCCTTCCATCTGCGCCCGCTTCTCCTCCTTCGGCGTCACCGTCATCAGCCAGGCGTTCATCGGACACATCGGCGCCACCGAGCTCGCCGCCTACGCCCTCGTCTCCACCGTCCTCATGCGCTTCAGCAATGGCATCCTG CTTGGCATGGCGAGCGCATTAGAAACGTTGTGTGGACAATCATATGGCGCCAAGCAATATCACATGTTGGGCATCTATCTACAACGCTCATGGCTAGTTCTCTTCTGTTGTGCAGTCATCCTTCTCCCGGTCTATATCTTCACAACTCCACTCCTGATTGCTCTCGGTCAAGATCCTGAGATCTCTGCCGTCGCTGGCACCATCTCTCTATGGTACATCCCCGTAATGTTCTCTTACATATGGGCATTCACGCTCCAAATGTACCTACAAGCGCAGAGCAAGAACATGATTGTCACTTACCTTGCCTTCCTCAATCTTGGGATTCACCTCTTCTTGTCATGGCTCCTAACAGTCAAGTTCCAACTTGGTCTTGCTGGGGTCATGGGATCCATGGTCATCTCCTTTTGGATCCCTGTGTTTGGCCAACTCGCTTTTGTCTTCTTTGGTGGTTGCCCTCTAACATGGACAGGGTTCTCATCCTCTGCTTTTACTGATCTTGGTGCTATTATGAAGCTTTCATTATCGTCTGGAGTGATGCTTTG TTTAGAATTGTGGTACAACACCATATTGGTGCTCCTCACTGGTTATATGAAGAATGCAGAGGTTGCTCTTGATGCTCTTTCTATATG CCTTAATATCAATGGTTGGGAGATGATGATTTCTATCGGATTTTTGTCTGCAATAGG AGTGCGGGTGGCAAATGAACTTGGAGCCGGGAGTGCAAGAAGAGCTAAGTTTGCCATTTTCAATGTGGTCACCACTTCTTTCTTGATAGGATTTGTGTTGTTTGTgctcttccttttcttccgtGGAAGCCTTGCATACATATTTACTGAAAGTAAGGCAGTAGCAGATGAAGTCGCTGATCTTGCTCCCCTTCTAGCTTTCTCTATTTTGTTGAATAGTGTTCAACCAGTGCTCTCAG GTGTCGCTATCGGATCGGGTTGGCAAAGTGTAGTTGCCTATGTTAATGTTACATCGTACTACTTTATTGGTATCCCTCTTGGTGCAATACTAGGCTATGTGCTAGGATTTCAAGCAAAG GGTATTTGGATCGGCATGCTTCTTGGAACACTAGTCCAGACTCTTGTGCTTCTATTCATCACACTTAGGACCGATTGGAAAAAACAG GTAGAGATTACTCGAGAGAGATTAAACAGATGGTATATGGATGAGAACGGACGATCACAGAATTCAATAGGAAATGCATGA
- the LOC4349665 gene encoding GDSL esterase/lipase At1g71250 isoform X2 yields MELLPLLLLLLLRIVASAPASPLATALFVLGDSTASCAATTLPLNLSLTSSSGNCLFPSAHRLLPDLLAAKMGLPSPPLITTLNGTATEVARGVNFAGEDGGRGAIFRLGAVGQQLRMATETLQLLRLEAPTPQDADAAAGGAVFVLSFGTDAYARVLSRGAGADASAPKHGRRGLARLLADRVARAVEELYEAGARRTAVMGVAPLGCAPRVMWEGLHVVDGRSCVEEANELVQGYNARVAARLAALRPRLAGADVVFCDIYKGIMDIITHPARYGFDETRKACCGLGPFGGTVGCLTKEMVCPTPQRHVWWDLYSPTEALHIIHLEKQCQAIQISVR; encoded by the exons ATGGAGCTCCTCCCCCTGCTGCTCTTGCTGCTGCTCCGCATCGTCGCCTCCGCCCCGGCCTCGCCGCTGGCCACCGCCCTCTTCGTCCTCGGCGACTCCACCGCcagctgcgccgccaccacacTCCCCCTCAACCTctccctcacctcctcctccggcaaCTGCCTCTTCCCCTccgcccaccgcctcctccccgaCCTCCTCG CCGCCAAGATGGGCCTCCCGTCGCCGCCCCTCATCACGACGCTCAACGGCACGGCGACGGAGGTGGCCAGGGGCGTCAACTTCGCCGGCGAGgatggcgggcgcggcgcgatcTTCCGCTTGGGAGCCGTGGGGCAGCAGCTGCGGATGGCCACCGAGACGCTGCAGCTGCTGCGGCTGGAGGCCCCGACGCCGCAggacgcggacgcggcggcgggcggcgcggtgtTCGTCCTGTCCTTCGGCACCGACGCGTACGCGCGCGTGCTCTCCCGCGGCGCGGGGGCCGACGCCTCGGCGCCCAagcacggccgccgcggcctcgcccgcctcctcgccgaccgcgtcgcccgcgccgtcgaggAGCTGTACGAGGCCggggcgaggaggacggcggtgaTGGGGGTGGCGCCGCTGGGGTGCGCGCCGCGGGTGATGTGGGAGGGGCTGCACGTCGTGGACGGCCGGAGCTGCGTGGAGGAGGCGAACGAGCTCGTCCAGGGGTACAacgcgagggtggcggcgcggctggcggcgctGCGGCCGCGGCTGGCCGGCGCCGACGTCGTCTTCTGCGACATCTACAAGGGGATCATGGACATCATCACCCATCCCGCCAGATAcg GATTTGATGAGACGAGGAAGGCGTGCTGTGGGCTGGGCCCATTCGGGGGTACGGTGGGGTGCTTGACGAAGGAGATGGTGTGTCCCACCCCGCAGAGACACGTGTGGTGGGACCTGTATAGCCCCACTGAG GCCCTGCACATCATTCACCTGGAGAAGCAGTGTCAAGCCATCCAGATCAGTGTGCGGTGA
- the LOC4349665 gene encoding GDSL esterase/lipase At1g71250 isoform X1, whose translation MELLPLLLLLLLRIVASAPASPLATALFVLGDSTASCAATTLPLNLSLTSSSGNCLFPSAHRLLPDLLAAKMGLPSPPLITTLNGTATEVARGVNFAGEDGGRGAIFRLGAVGQQLRMATETLQLLRLEAPTPQDADAAAGGAVFVLSFGTDAYARVLSRGAGADASAPKHGRRGLARLLADRVARAVEELYEAGARRTAVMGVAPLGCAPRVMWEGLHVVDGRSCVEEANELVQGYNARVAARLAALRPRLAGADVVFCDIYKGIMDIITHPARYGFDETRKACCGLGPFGGTVGCLTKEMVCPTPQRHVWWDLYSPTEVVTSLLTNWSWSAPSHSNTTICRPITLEMLTGHISLISPSMF comes from the exons ATGGAGCTCCTCCCCCTGCTGCTCTTGCTGCTGCTCCGCATCGTCGCCTCCGCCCCGGCCTCGCCGCTGGCCACCGCCCTCTTCGTCCTCGGCGACTCCACCGCcagctgcgccgccaccacacTCCCCCTCAACCTctccctcacctcctcctccggcaaCTGCCTCTTCCCCTccgcccaccgcctcctccccgaCCTCCTCG CCGCCAAGATGGGCCTCCCGTCGCCGCCCCTCATCACGACGCTCAACGGCACGGCGACGGAGGTGGCCAGGGGCGTCAACTTCGCCGGCGAGgatggcgggcgcggcgcgatcTTCCGCTTGGGAGCCGTGGGGCAGCAGCTGCGGATGGCCACCGAGACGCTGCAGCTGCTGCGGCTGGAGGCCCCGACGCCGCAggacgcggacgcggcggcgggcggcgcggtgtTCGTCCTGTCCTTCGGCACCGACGCGTACGCGCGCGTGCTCTCCCGCGGCGCGGGGGCCGACGCCTCGGCGCCCAagcacggccgccgcggcctcgcccgcctcctcgccgaccgcgtcgcccgcgccgtcgaggAGCTGTACGAGGCCggggcgaggaggacggcggtgaTGGGGGTGGCGCCGCTGGGGTGCGCGCCGCGGGTGATGTGGGAGGGGCTGCACGTCGTGGACGGCCGGAGCTGCGTGGAGGAGGCGAACGAGCTCGTCCAGGGGTACAacgcgagggtggcggcgcggctggcggcgctGCGGCCGCGGCTGGCCGGCGCCGACGTCGTCTTCTGCGACATCTACAAGGGGATCATGGACATCATCACCCATCCCGCCAGATAcg GATTTGATGAGACGAGGAAGGCGTGCTGTGGGCTGGGCCCATTCGGGGGTACGGTGGGGTGCTTGACGAAGGAGATGGTGTGTCCCACCCCGCAGAGACACGTGTGGTGGGACCTGTATAGCCCCACTGAGGTAGTCACCTCCCTCCTCACAAACTGGTCGTGGTCAGCGCCATCTCATTCCAACACCACCATCTGTCGTCCCATCACCTTGGAGATGTTGACCGGCCATATATCCCTAATTTCTCCTAGTATGTTCTAA
- the LOC4349666 gene encoding uncharacterized protein has translation MASKAIKRKPYTADIDRSEKQMETIIPDSVREPLLGNRTHESKSERHEPNMQPNLWDGKGQERLGWMHVISTFIAQSVRKIGNALSQFGPLLAKFFSRSCASHGSHDEQAVLLDLSPLQEERLRFLRQRLNVPFDSSSVKHQDALKELWRLAYPSRQLPPLKSDLWKEMGWQNSDPATDFRAGGFMSLENLIYFARNYPDSFHSLLHKADGKRSEWEYPFAVAGVNISYMLVQMLDLQSGKMGTKVSSQFVQLLREDEMAFDNLFCMAFQMLDAQWLTRQASYMEFNEVLKSMRIQLEQELTIGSISCVQEMPSFRLLKR, from the exons ATGGCTTCAAAAGCCATTAAAAGGAAGCCTTACACTGCTGATATTGATAGAAGCGAAAAACAGATGGAGACGATCATACCAGATTCTGTAAGAGAACCTCTTCTAGGAAACAGAACTCATGAAAGCAAATCCGAG agacaTGAGCCTAATATGCAGCCAAATTTATGGGATGGAAAAGGACAAGAGCGCCTTGGTTGGATGCATGTTATATCGACTTTTATTGCTCAATCTGTAAGAAAGATAG gaAATGCGCTCTCTCAGTTTGGACCATTGCTAGCAAAGTTCTTTAGTAGGTCTTGTGCTTCCCATGGTTCACATGATGAACAGGCAGTTCTACTTGATCTCAGTCCACTACAG GAAGAGAGACTGAGGTTCTTGAGACAGAGATTAAATGTGCCATTTGACAGTTCCTCTGTCAAGCATCAG GATGCTCTGAAAGAACTTTGGAGATTAGCTTATCCCAGCCGACAACTTCCTCCTCTGAAATCAGATCTATGGAAGGAGATGGGCTGGCAGAATTCTGATCCAGCAACTGATTTTAG AGCAGGGGGGTTCATGTCCTTggaaaatttaatatattttgctaGAAATTACCCA GATTCCTTTCACAGTTTATTACACAAGGCGGATGGTAAGAGATCTGAATGGGAATATCCCTTTGCAGTAGCTGGCGTGAACATATCTTATATGTTAGTGCAAATGTTGGACCTGCAATCAG GAAAAATGGGCACAAAAGTCAGTTCTCAATTTGTTCAACTACTTAGAGAAGACGAGATGGCTTTTGATAACCTTTTCTGTATGGCCTTTCAGATGCTTGACGCTCAGTGGCTCACAAGACAAGCTAGTTATATGGAATTCAAT GAGGTTCTAAAGTCCATGCGTATTCAGTTAGAACAAGAACTTACTATCGGAAGCATTTCTTGTGTTCAGGAGATGCCATCATTTAGGTTGCTAAAAAGGTAG